Proteins co-encoded in one Desulfurellaceae bacterium genomic window:
- a CDS encoding DMT family transporter: protein MAVVWGLIVSLPLLAAVFALHPRPVSQAVAPQAAVWFVLVGLLGPCIGRVFNFIGVARLGAARATPLVNSAPLFTTLLAVVFLHEQLTLRIVLGMLSIVAGVGFLTGQQRP from the coding sequence GTGGCAGTGGTCTGGGGGCTGATCGTCAGCCTGCCGCTGCTGGCCGCGGTGTTTGCCCTGCATCCCCGGCCGGTCAGTCAGGCGGTCGCGCCCCAGGCTGCGGTGTGGTTCGTGCTGGTCGGCCTGCTCGGGCCGTGCATCGGGCGGGTGTTCAACTTCATCGGTGTTGCCCGGCTGGGGGCGGCCAGAGCCACCCCCCTGGTCAATAGCGCGCCGCTGTTCACCACGCTGCTGGCGGTAGTGTTTTTACACGAGCAGCTCACACTCAGGATCGTCCTCGGCATGCTCAGCATTGTGGCCGGGGTGGGCTTTCTGACCGGACAGCAACGGCCATGA
- a CDS encoding nuclear transport factor 2 family protein: MDLEQLERRLRAVEDIEAIKKLKAKYCAACDDQYDADAIAALFTEDAVWDGGNFGVHRGREAIRTFFQGAAEIFPFALHQVMNPLIEVDGDTATGQWYLFQPCTLGEHNQALWLAAKYAEEYVRSGQEWQFKSLKVNAEFLTPFEEGWAKKPFFGQ; encoded by the coding sequence ATGGATCTCGAACAGCTCGAACGTCGGCTGCGCGCGGTTGAAGACATTGAGGCGATCAAGAAACTCAAGGCCAAGTACTGCGCGGCGTGTGATGACCAGTATGATGCGGACGCGATTGCGGCGCTGTTTACCGAAGACGCGGTCTGGGACGGCGGCAACTTCGGCGTCCACCGCGGCCGCGAGGCAATTCGTACATTCTTTCAGGGCGCGGCCGAAATTTTTCCTTTTGCCCTGCACCAGGTCATGAACCCGCTGATCGAGGTGGACGGCGATACCGCCACCGGTCAGTGGTACCTCTTCCAGCCGTGCACCCTGGGCGAGCACAACCAGGCGCTGTGGCTGGCCGCCAAGTACGCCGAGGAGTATGTGCGCAGCGGTCAGGAGTGGCAGTTCAAGAGTCTGAAGGTCAACGCCGAGTTCCTAACCCCATTCGAAGAGGGCTGGGCCAAGAAACCCTTTTTCGGCCAATAG